CGAAGGGCTGTACACGCCCGAGTGGACGGCCAGAACCTACGCCGCCCTGCTCGACCGCGCGGCCGTACTGCTCTCCTCCGGCGAGTCGGTGGTCCTCGACGCCACCTGGTCCGACGCCGCACAGCGCGAAGCAGCTCTGCGCGTGGCCGACCGAACCAGCGCCCACTTGGTGGCCCTCCACTGCCAGGTGCCGGGCGAACTGTCGGCGGCCCGCCTGAGCACGCGCGCCCCCGGCGTCTCCGACGCCGACCTCGACGTCGCCACCGCCATGGCCGCGAAGGAGCCGGCGTGGCCCGAGGCCGTCCCGGTCGACACCAGTGGCGCGCTGGAGTCCGCGGTCACCCAGGCGCTGGCGGCCGTACGCCCGTGGGGCACCGGCCAGGCACCGGTCTTCCGCCGCCCCTACATGGAGCCGGACTGAGGTGTCGCGCGTGGCCGTGTTGCCCGGGTGCGGTGCGGGGGTGACCGTGGAGGTGGGGGAGCGAGGGAGTGAAAGCGGTGCGAGCGCTCGTCTACCACGGCCCGGCACACACCTCCTGGGACACTGTTCCCGATCCGGTGACCGAGGAGGCGACCGACGCGATCGTCCGGGTCGACGCGACGACCGTCTGCGGCACTGATCTGCATATACGGCGAGGCGACTTCCCCGAGGTGAAGCCGGGGACGGTCCTCGGCCACGAGGCCGTCGGCGAGGTCGTCGACGTCGGTGAGCAGGTCCATCACCTGCGCCCCGGCGATCAGGTGATCGTGTCGTCCGTCTCGGCCTGCGGTGACTGCGCCGAGTGCCGCGACGGCAGGTACGGACAGTGCCGTGGGGGTGGCGGATGGATCCTGGGGAGTCTGGTCAACGGCACCCAGGCCGAACTGGTGCGCGTGCCGTTCGCCGATCACTCCACCACCCGACGGCCCCCCGACCTCCCGCTCGCCGACGCCGTCCTGCTCGCCGAACTCCTTCCCACCGCCTACGAGGTCGGGATCCGCAACGGACACGTCGGCCCTGGGGACACCGTCGTCGTGGTGGGTGCCGGCCCCGTCGGTCTCGCCACGGTGGTCATTGCCCGGCTCTACTCGCCCCGCAGGATCATCGTCGTCGACCTGGCCGGCGCTCGGCTGGAGAAAGCCAAGCGCGTAGGAGCGGATGCCGCCGAATCGCCAGGAACCATGATCGCCGACCTGTCCGAGGGGCCGGGTGCCGACGTGGTCATCGAGGCGTCCGGCGACCCGGACGGTTTCGTGCTCTGCACGCGTGCCGTCCGCACGGGAGGACATATCGCCAGCATCGGCACGCACGGCAAACCGGTGTCACTCCATCTGGAGTCCCTCTGGCGCAAGAACGTGACGATCAGTACGGGCCAGGTCGACACGTCCTCCACGCCGTGGCTGCTGGAGCTGTTGCGGTTCGGTCATCTGCCCGTCTCCCCGTTGGTCACCCACACGTTCGGCCTCGACCGGATGGAAGACGCCTATGAGGCGTTCGCGCGCGGCACCAGCACAGGCGCCCTCAAAGTCGTGCTGCAACGGGAGTGACCGCGCGGAAGGAATGTGTGCCGTGAGCGTGCCGGTCAGCTGCGGCCCCGCGTGTCACAAGCGGGTCATGACCCCTGGCTGGTCCCGACCAGGAACCGCGTCGTATCGGACAGCGTGGTCAGGTCCCGGTAGTCCTCTTCGGCGCTGATGCCGCCGCTCGAGAGGTCGTCGGCGGCGGCCAGTGCCTTGGGCAGGGAGCCGCCGTAAGTGATCAGTGAGACGTCCGTGCCGGGACGGCGGACGGCCGCGTGGTCGATGTCGACCGGGCCGGCGTCGGCGGGCAGGTCGCCCGAGACGTTGTACAGGCTGCCGTGCTCGAAGATCAGCACCGGATCGGGGTCGGCGAGCGCGGGGCCAGCATGTACCGGGCGTCGGTGAGGGTCGCCGGGGCCAGGACCCGCAGGCCGGGGATGTGCGCGTACCAGCTTTCCAGGCTGTGCGAGTGCTGGGCCGCGAGCTGCCGTCCCGCGCCCGTGGTCATCCGGATCACGACCGGTACGGGCAGTTGCCCGCCCGACATGTGCAGCAGCGTCGCCGCGTTGTTGAGAATCTGGTCCAGGGCCAGCAGGCTGAAGTTGACCGTCATGATCTCGACGATCGGCCGCATGCCCGCCAGGGCGGCACCGATGCCCGCACCGACGAACGCCGACTCCGACAGTGGTGCGTCGCGGATCCGTTCGGGTCCGAACTCCTCCAGCAGGCCGAGGCTGACGCCGAAGCAGCCGCCGTATTGGCCGACGTCCTCACCCATCAGAAATACCCGCTCGTCGCTGCGCAGCGCCTCGCGCATGGCCTCGCGCATGGCCTCCCGGTACGTCGTCTTCCGGTCGGAAGGCACGGCGGCTTCGGCGACACGGGTCCGCGTCGTGGTCATGGCCGAGTCACTTCCATCGGGCTGGTGACGTACTTGAGCAGGTCCTCGACCGGTTCGTGCGGAGCCTGCTCGGCCGCTTCCACGGCCGCGTCGATCTCGGCGGCCAGGCGGTCCTCCACGGCTGTGCGGGCCATGTCGGAAAGCTCCTTCGCGTCCTGGAGCCGCCGTGCGAGCCCCTCGACCGGGTCGCGTTCCTTCCAGTGTTCGATCTCGGCCTTGTCGCGGTAGCGGTCGGAGTCGTACATGGAGTGGGCGCGGAAGCGGTACGTGCGCATCTCCATGAAGTGCGGCCCGGTCCCGGCACGCACCCCTTCGGCGGCCCGCCGGGCCGCGTCCTCGACGGCGAAGACGTCCATGCCGTCGACGGCCCAGGAGACCATGCCGTACGCGGCCGCGCGCAGCGCGAGGTCGGTCTGCGCCTGGTGGCGGGCCAGAGCGGTGCCCATCGCGTACAGGTTGTTCTCGCAGACCAGCAGCAGGGGCAGTTGCCAGAGAGCGGCGAGGTTGGCGGTCTCGTGGAACTCGCCCTCGGCGAAGGCGCCGTCCCCGAAGAAACAGCAGGTGACGCGACCCTGGCCGGTCATGCGGTCGGCGAGGGCGAGACCGGCCGCGAGGGGAAGCCCGCCGCCGACGATCGCGTTGCCGCCGTAGAAGCGTCGGCCGGCGTCGAAGAGATGCATCGAGCCGCCACGGCCTCTGCTGCAGCCGGTGACCTTGCCGAACATCTCGGCCATGATCGCCTCGGCAGGGACCCCGCGGGCAGTGCGTGCCCGTGTTCGCGGTACGTCGACACGACCGCGTCGTCGTCCGTGAGGGCCTCGTTGACGCCGACGGCCACGGCTTCCTCACCGATGTAGAGGTGCATGAAACCCCGGATGCGTGCCTTGCTGTACAGCTCCACACAGCGTTCCTCGAACCGGCGGACGCGCAGCATCGCCTCCAGCAGGGCCACGCGATGTGCGGCCTGACGGTTCGGCCGGGCGGCGGGCCGTGGTGCGCGGGGGTTGCGAGTGGTCATGCGGGCTGCTCCGTCCTCGCCGTAGAGGTGGCCTCCGAAGCGGAGTCCTCCAGGGTGGAGATGTCCCCCTCCGGCAGGCCGAGTTCGCGGGCCCGCAGCAGGCGGCGCATGACCTTGCCGCTGCGGGTGTGCGGCAGATGCTGGTCGAAGGCGATCTCGCGGGGCGCCACGGCCGGGCCCAGCCGGCGCCTGGCGAAGGCCAGCAGCTCCCGCCGGGTCGCGCTGCTCGCATCGAAGCCCGGCCGCAGCGTGACGAACGCCTTGACGATGCTCCCTGCCACGGGGTCCGGTCGGCCGATGACCCCGGACTCGGCGACCGCCGGATGCTCCATCAGAGCGCTCTCGACCTCGAACGGCCCGATGAGGTGTCCTGCCGACTTGATGACGTCGTCGGCGCGCCCGACGAACCAGAACCAGCCGTCGGCGTCGCGTCGTACGAGGTCACCGGTGAGGTACCAGCCGTCCGCGAAGGCCGCCGCACTGCGTGGCTCGTCGTGCAGATAGCCGCGGAACATGGACGGCCAGCCGGGCCGCAGCGCCAGCTCACCCTCCACCCCGCGCTCCTCCAGTACGGCGACGTGCCCGTCGGCGACCTCGGCCCGGCCGTCCTCGCCGCGCCGCAGCACCGCCGCATCCACACCGGGCAGCGGGCGCCCCATCGAGCCGGGACGGATGTCGCAAGCGGCGAAGTTGGCGATCATGATGGCGCCGGTCTCGGTCTGCCACCAGTTGTCGTGCACCGGCATGCCGAGCACGTCCCCGCCCCACACCACCGCCTCCGGATTGAGCGGTTCGCCGACCGACGCGATGAACCGCAGCGCACTCAGGTCGAAGGAGCGGGGCATGTCGTAAGGGCCCGTCCTCGGTGTCGTCCGCATCAGCATGCGCAGCGCCGTCGGCACCGTGTACCAGACGCTCACCCGCTGCTCGGCGAGGATCCGGTACCAGCGGCGGGCGTCGTAGTCGCCCTCATCCACCACGACTGTCACGCCGTGCATGAGAGGGGCGACGATCCCGTAGGACATGCCGGTGACCCAGCCCGGGTCCGCGGTGCACCAGAACACGTCGCCCTCGTGGAGGTCGAGGGCGTACAGCGCGGACACGTAGTGCGCGACGGCCGCCTCGTGCACGTACACCGCGCCCTTGGGGATGCCGGTCGTGCCGCTCGTGAAGTGCAGCAGGGCCATGTCGTGGGGGGAGGTCGGCGGGATCGTGAAGGTGTCGGCCGCGTCGGCCATCAGCGCGGTGAGGGACAGGGTGCCGGGCAGGTCGTCCGCCCCGTCGCCGACGATCAGTACGTGGCGCAGGGCGGCGAGCCGGTCGCGCTGCCCGGCGACCTTCTTCCGGTACAGGTCCGCCGTGGTGACCAGCACCTGCGCGTCGCCCAGCGTCATCCGCTGGAACACCGGGTCCGGTCCGAAGGCGGAGAACAGCGGGCACAGGACACTGGTGTTCTTCAACGTGCCGAGGACCACGGTGTACAGCTCGGGGCAGCGCCCCAGCAGCGTCACCACCCGGTCGCCGTACCCGATCCCGAGGCCGCGGAGCACGTTGGCGAACCGTGCAGTCGATCGGGCCAGCTCCCCATAGGTCACCGAGGTGACGGAGTCGTCCCGTCCGACACAGCGCAGTGCGACCGCTGTGGCCCGGCCCGATGCCGCATGCCGGTCCACGGCCTCGTGCGCGATGTTCAGACCCCGCCCACCGGGCAGCCCCTGCAGCCTGCGGCGTGCCGCCTGCCACGAAAAGCTCGCGCACTCCTTGTCGTAGTCGCGCAGATTGGGGGCGATGCGCAGCGGAGTGTCCTTCCGGATGGTCTCCCATGGCATGCCGGCCCCTCCTTCCTCCGGGCCCTTTTCAACCATCCGCCCGGCTTGCCCTGTCCGCATGGGTCGAAGGGCCCTCGTCCGCGGCCGGACAGCTCAGATCCGCGTCATCCTTCTCGCGATGCCGTCGCTCAGGGGGCGAGGGAGAAGTAGTTCTCCTCCTCCTGGGAGAAGTGCAGGCGCAGGACCGTGTTCAGGCCGTAGAGACAGGAGCGCAGGTCGTCGAGTTGCTCGGGGGAGAGGCCTCCGTTCGCGTGGGCAAGTTGCACGTGGGTGGCGATGCGGCGGGAGAGACGCTCTATTTCGGTGTGGGCACGGCTCATGGTGGCGGTGGCCTCGGGCCCGCCGAGCGTCGGCGCAAGGGCCGGGTACAGCTCGTGTTCCTCGGCGTACTCGTGGGGCAGGAGTCGCTCGATGAGCAGCCGGTGGGTCTCCTCGACGGCTTCCAGGGCCCGGGGGTCAGGGGAGTCGGAGAGTCGGTCGGCGGTGTCGCGGACGGATTCGAGGACGTCCTGAAGCCCTTCGTGTTCGGCGGCGAAACGGTGGATGAGGGCCTCGGCAGCGGGAGCGAGGGCCGGCCGCGCGGCATCGCCGGCTCGCAGGGCGCGCAGCGCGTTGAGGATGACGGCGACGTCGATGCCCTCTTGGAGCAGTGCTCCGGCGGCGGGCGGGAGCAGGCCGGCAGCGGCCGCGGCCATGGCCGCCAGGGACATCAGCATGCCGCCGAGGGCGCTCTGGACGGCGATGTGCCGCGCTCGTTGGGCGATGGCGACGGCGTCGGCGAGGCGGTCGACGCGATCGGTGGTCAGGATGATGTCGGCGGCTTCGGAGGAGGCGGTGGAGCCGCGCGCGCCCATGGCGACGCCGATGTCGGCGGCGGCGAGGGCGGGCGCGTCGTTGACGCCGTCGCCCACCATCACCGTGACCGCGCGCTCGCCTTCGGCCCGTACGGCGGCGACTTTGTCGGCGGGGGAGAGTTCGGCGCGTACGTCGTCCAGCCCGAGGACGGTGGCTACTTCGCGGGCAGGTGCGGTTCGGTCCCCGGTGAGCATCAGCAGCCGCGCGAAGCCCGCGGCCCGCAGGTGGCGCAGGGTGCGCGGTGCGTCGAAGCGCAGTGGGTCGCGCAGCAGGATGGCGCCGGACAGGTGGCCGTCGAGGGTCAGCCAGGCGACGGCCGCGCCGTCGAGGAGGGCGCGCTTGTCGACCGCCCGGGCCCAGGTCGGCCGGTCCTCGCCGGCGACGATTTGGCCGATGGCCAGCCGGTGCCCATCGGCGGTGCCCGTGGCGCCCCGGCCCGGTTCCTCGGTGACGTCGCAGGGGACCGACAGCTCCAGCTTGCGATCCCGGGCGGCGTCGACGATGGCCTGGGCCAGTACGTGGGGCGAGTACTGGTCGAGGGAGGCCGCCAGGCGCAGGACTTCCGTGGGTTTGACGCCGGGGGCGGCGGCGACGTCGACGACGCGCGGCCGACCTCGAGTGAGAGTGCCCGTCTTGTCGAGCAGAAGGGCGCGGGCGCGGCCCAGGTTCTCCAGGGCACCGCCGTCGCGGATGACGACGCCGAGGCGGGAAGCGCGGGAGAGGCCGGAGACGATCGCGACCGGTGCCGCCAGCAGCAGCGGGCACGGGGTGGCGACCACCAGCACGGCGACCGCGCGTACGGCCGAACCACTGATCAGCCACGCCAGTCCCGCCACCGCCAGGGACAGCGGCAGGAACCAGGCCGCGTACCGGTCCGCCAATCGCACGACCGGCGCGGACTCGGCGCCGGCCTGCTGGGCCAGTCGTACGATCCCGGCGTATGTGCTGCCCTGCTCGGTGGCCGTGGCCCGCATCTCGAAGGCGCCTGAGGCGTTGACCACGCCGCTGCGCACGGTTTCCCCGCCTGCCCGCTCGACCTGCAGGGGCTCACCGGTGAGCACCGACTCGTCGAGGACCGCGGCGGCGCTCACCACGCGGCCGTCGACGGGAACCACCTCGCCGGGGCCGACGACGAGCAGGTCACCGGCGGTGACCTCCGCCAGCGGCACCGTGGTCACGCCGCCGCGAGTGCGGCGGCGTGCGGAGCGGGGTGCGTGTTCCAGCAAGGAACGCAGGTCGTGCGAGGCGCGTCGCCGGGCTGCGGCCTCCAGGGTGCGGCCAGTGGCCAGCATCAGTGCGATCAGGGCACCGGCCAGGTACTCGTGCACGGCCAGGGCGCCGCCGAGCGCGAGTACGGCAATGACGTCCACGCCCGTGCGGCCGTGCCGCAGCGCGGCTAGCACCCAACCCACCGCGGGAACGAGAGCGAACAGGGTGCCCAGTTCCCAGAAGAGACCGGCCACGGCGTCGGCGCCCGTCAGCCAGGCGATGCCACCAGCGATCAGAGCCGCTGCCGTCACGGCCAGCAGGACGGGTTCGAGTCGCGGCGACACATCCGCCGCGATCGAGTGACGCAGTCCTGCCGTGAGGGAGGGTCTGTCATTCATGGCATACCTGAACGCCGGGTGTGATGACTCTCGGGTCGGTCCTCCTCCATGACATCGCCGCACTGCGAGTACGCGCCAGGGGACGTTCGTCCCTGGTCCAGGGCCGACCGCCGACCGTATTCCGTCACACTCGCCGTCCTCGGTGCCAGCGTGGTGGGAACACCGCCGCCGTCCCGCACGTCACGGGGGCGCCGCCCCGCGGCACTCGGCCGCTGGTCCCTGCTGGCGCTGTCGGTCGGCGCGGGCGGCACCACAGCGGAAATGCTGCGATCGTAGGTGTGAGGGGACGGCGGGGCTCCACGTGCCGTCCGCTGTGTCTAAGGAGGTCGGTCATGAGCACCGACGCCGATGTGCAGATCTCCCAGGTGCCCGGGTCCGACGGACTTGTCATGGGCAAGGACGGTATGGCCGCGCTCGTGGACGTCCTGATCCGGCGCGGATACACCGTGATCGGACCCACTGCGCGGGACGGCGCCATCGAGCTGGCGGAACTGCGGTCGGCCGACGAGTTGCCGTACGGATGGGGTGTGGAGCTGGAGGCCGGGCGGTACCGGCTGCGGGAGCGGCCGGACGGGGCGGCCTTCGCGAACGCGGCGGGCCCCCAGTCATGGAAGTCCTACCTGCACCCGGCGCGAGTGCGGGAGTGGAGCGCCGACCGGATGGAGGGGGAGCTGGTCTTCACGGCAGAGCAGGGCACGCCGCCTCGGTACGCCTTCCTGGGGGTGCGCCCCTGCGATCTGAGGGCCATCGCCATCCAGGACCGCGTACTGACCGGTGGGACGTACCGGGATCCCGGCTACGAGGGGCGGCGTTCCGGGGCCCTGCTGATCGTGGTCGAGTGCACAGAGCCCGGCGCCACGTGCTTCTGCGTCTCGATGGGCACCGGACCCGCTGCGGGCCCCGGCTACGACCTGGTGATGACGGAAGTGGTCGATGAGGACGGTCACCGCTTCTGGGTCCGCGGCGGCAGCCGGGAAGGCGCGGAGATCCTGGCCGAACTGCCCGGCCGCCCGGCCGACCCGGAAACCCGGCAGACGGCTCGCGCCGGCGTCACGGCCGCCGCGGACCGCATGGGCCGGACCATGCCCGAGGCAGACCTGCGAGAGCTGATGGCCGGAACCCTCGACGCGCCCCGCTGGGACGACGTCGCAGGGCGGTGCCTGACGTGCGGCAACTGCACCATGGTGTGCCCCACCTGCTTCTGCACCACCACCGAGGACGTCACCGACCTCACCGGCGACCACGCGGAGCGGTGGCGGCTGTGGGACTCCTGTTTCGACCTGGACTTCTCCCAGCTGCACGGCGGTCCGGTCCGCGCCTCCTCGCGCAGCCGCTACCGGCAGTGGATGACCCACAAACTCGGCACCTGGTACGACCAGTTCGGCTCGTCCGGCTGCGTGGGCTGCGGACGCTGCATCGTGTGGTGCCCGGTCGGCATCGACATCACCGAGGAAGCGGCCGCCCTGCACGACTGGACACAGTCCGGGGCGTCGGGACCGGCGCCGGAGCCACCATGAGCACCGTGACGCCCCCGCTGCCGTACCGGGTCGCCGGCACCTGGGACGAGACCGGCGACACCCGGTCGATCGAGCTGGTCCCGGCCGGACGGAAACTCCCGCCTTTCGCACCGGGGCAGTTCGCGATGATCTACGCGTTCGGGGTCGGCGAGGTGCCTGTCTCTGCCAGCGCCCTGCCGGGCCGCCACGGAGGGCTCGTACACACCGTGCGTGCGGTGGGCGCGGTCTCCGCCGCCCTCTTCCGACTGCGCCCGGGTGACAGCGTCGGGCTCAGCGGGCCGTACGGCACCGGCTGGGACCTCGAAGCGGCGGTCGGCCGCGATGTTCTGATCGTCGCCGGCGGCATCGGTCTGGCACCGTTGCGGCCGGTCGTCCACGCCCTCCTGGACCGGCAGGCGGCATACGGCCCGCTCGCGGTCCTGCTGGGCGCGCGCACTCCTGCCGACCTGATCTACCGCGACGAGGTCGACAGCTGGCGCGCCCATGCCAGGGTGGAGGTGACCGTCGACCGGCCCGCCCCGGGCTGGCAGGGTGCGGTGGGCGTGGTCACCACGCTCCTGGACCGCATCGATCTGCGCCCGGAACGGACCTGCGCGCTGGTGTGCGGGCCTGAGGTGATGATGCGTCACACCGCTCGCGACCTCGTGGCCCGGGGCCTGGACCCGCACCGCATTCAGGTGTCCCTGGAACGCAACATGCACTGCGCCACCGGCCACTGCGGCCACTGCCAGCTCGGTCCGCTCCTGCTGTGCCGCGACGGGCCGGTCGTCGGCTACGACCGCGTGGCGCCCCTGCTCCTCGTGAGGGAGTTGTGACATGGCCACCGAACCTGGGCAGGCCCGCGACCCGCGGCCGACGCTCGCCGTGTGGAAGTTCGCCTCCTGCGACGGCTGCCAGCTGACCCTGCTGGACTGCGAGGACGAACTCCTCGGCCTCACCGAGCGCGTGCGGATCGACCACTTCCTGGAGATGACCCCGGCCGAGGGCGCCGACAGGGAACACGCGCGGCTGGACGGCCGGGGGCCGTACGACCTCTCCCTCGTCGAAGGGTCGATCACCACCGCCGAGGACGCCGAGCGGATCCAGCACATCCGCCGCATCTCCCGGTACCTGGTGACCATCGGGGCCTGCGCCACCGCGGGCGGCATCCAGGCACTGCGCAACTTCGCCGACGTCGAGGACTTCCTCGCCGCCGTCTACGCGCAGCCGGAGTACATCGCCACACTGGAGACCTCGACACCGATCTCGGCCCATGTGCCGGTCGACTTCGAACTGCGTGGGTGCCCCATCGACCGTCGCCAGCTCCTCGAAGTCATCACCGCCTACCTGGCCGGTCGCAAACCGCAGATCTCCAACCACAGCGTCTGCTTCGAGTGCAAGAGGCGCGGCACCACCTGCATCACCGTCGCCCACGGCACCCCTTGTCTGGGCCCGGTCACGCACGCGGGGTGCGGTGCCATCTGCCCCGCCTACGGTCGCGGCTGCTACGGCTGTTTCGGGCCGTCGAGCAAACCCAACCTGCGCTCCATGGTCGCGCAGTTGCGCCACGACGGGATGAGCGAGCGGGACGTCCAGCGTGTCTTCCGCACCTTCAACGCCGCGTCGCCGGAGTATGCCCCCGTACCCGACCTCGCGGCCGAGGAGCGACAGGGCCCTTCGGCCTGACGCAACCCGCCCGGAAAGGCTCGCATGAACCATCGCGGAACCCGCGTCCTGCGGCTGGACGCGCTGGCCAGGGTGGAAGGCGAGGCTGCCCTCCACCTGCGCGTCGAGGGTGACACGGTCGTCGAGACGCGGTTGCGCATCTACGAACCCCCACGCTTCTTCGAGGCCTTCCTGACCGGCCGGGGCCACACCGAACCCCCCGACATCACCGCCCGCATCTGCGGCATCTGCCCGGTCGCCTACCAGATGAGCGCCTGCCAGGCGATCGAGAACGCCAGCGGCGTCACGGTCGACGGCCCCCTCGCGGAACTGCGCCGCCTGCTGTACTGCGGCGAGTGGATCGAGAGCCACACCCTGCACATCTACCTGCTGCACGCCCCGGACTTCCTGGGGCGTGCCGACGTCGTGGAACTCGCCCGCGACCAACGAGCCGCCGTCGAACGCGGCCTGAGGCTCAAACAGGCCGGCAACGCGATCGTCCAGCAGCTCGGCGGCCGCCCCATCCACCCGGTCAACGTCCGGATCGGCGGCTTCTACCGGACGCCGTCACCGGACGAGCTGCGTCCTCTGGCGGAACGGCTGCGGCAAGCCCGGGACGACGCGCTGGAGACCGTCCGCTGGGTGGCGGCGTTCGACTTCCCCGACGCGGTGTGCGACCACGACCTGTTCGCGCTGCGCCACCCCGGCCGGTACGCCGTCGACATCGGAACACCGGTGGTCATGGCCGCTGCCGACCACGGCCGGGCGCCGCACCCGATCCCCCTGACCGACTTCGAACAGCACGTCCGGGAAGAGCAGGTACCCCACTCAACCGCGCTGACGGCCACGCTCGACGGCCGCCGCTACCTCACTGGCCCGCTGGCCCGCTACGCGATCAACGGCCAGTGGCTGCACCCCGTGGCCGCCGAGGTGGCGGGAGAAGCCGGTCTCGGTGATCCCGCGACCGGCGCCATCTGCGACAACCCCTTCCGCAGCATCGTCGTACGGGCCATCGAAGTGGTGCAGGCCGTAGAGGAGGCCTTGCGGATCATCGACGGATACGAACCACCTCCCCGGCCGGCCGTCGACGTCCCGCCCCGCCGGGGCGTGGGGGTCGGGGCCACCGAGGCGCCCCGGGGCCTGCTGTACCACCGCTACGCGCTCACGGAGGACGGCACGCTCACCGAGGCCCGCATCGTCCCGCCCACGGCCCAGAACCAGACGGCCATCGAGGAGGACGTGCGCAGGGCCGTCCAGGCTCGCCTCGACAGGCCCGGGCCCGCCGCCGACGACGAGGAACTGACCCGTCTCTGCGAACGGGCCATCCGCAACCATGATCCCTGCATCTCCTGTTCCGCCCACTTCCTCGACGTGACCGTGGAACGCTCGTGAGCGGGCGGGTCGTGGTGATCGGCGTGGGCAATCCCCTGCGCGGTGACGATGGTGTCGGCCCGGCAGCCGTGGAGGCGATGCGGGGCCGTGTTCCCGACGGAACCGTCCTGGCGGTCAGCGACGGTGAACCTGCCCGCATGCTCGACCTGTGGCGCGGCGCTGACACGGTGGTCGTGGTGGAAGCGCTTCGCGCTCGGCCGAGCCGGCCGGGGGAGCTGCACACCCTCACGGCGGCGGACGCGGCCGCCCGGACAGCGGGTACGGCGAGTACGCATGCACTCGGGCTCGGAGAGTGCCTCGCCCTGGCGGAGGCCCTCGACCAGCTGCCACCGAGTCTCGTGGTGCATGCCATGGAGGTGGCCGACGTCGAGCTCGGCGCGCGCCTGAGCGAAGCGGTGCGGTCGGCGCTGCCGGGATTGGTCGACCGGGTCGCCGCCTCCGTCCGGCAGGCGTACGAGCGAAACCACGAGCGGTAGCGGGGCCGAAGGTCCCCCGGCCTGGGTCGAACCGCCCTCGCGACCTGTGCCACGGGGGTGCGACGGTGAAGGTCACCCCCCATGTGCCGCACGCCAGGCACCCAGGAAGGCGGTGGGGACGATGACACTCCCTCTGGTGGTGGGCGTCGACGGATCGGACTCGTGTCTGACAGCGGTCGACTGGGCCGTGGACGAGGCCGCGCGCCATGGTGCTCCGATGAGGCTCGTGTACGCCTCCCTGTGGGAGCGCTATGAGGCCGGTCTTCCTTCGGTGGGCCCGGGGCGCCCTTCCGAGCAGGTGATGGCCGAGCACATCGTGGCTTCGGCGGCCGATCGTGCCGAACGGCGCAACCCGGATGTCAAAGTCACCACCGACATCCTCCCGGAGGACCCGGTGGCCGCTCTCGTTCACGAGAGTGGCCAGGCCTTCGCGCTGGTGACGGGTTCGCGTGGCCGGGGCGAGGTCAAGGGACTGCTGCTCGGGTCGGTCGGTCTGGCCGTGTCGGCCCGTGCACACTGCCCGGCGATCGTCGTCCGGGGCGATCCGGCGGGGCTCGCCGGCTCGCATGCGCGGGTCCTGCTGGGCATCGGTGACGCCGACGACACGAGCACCGAGGCCGTGCGGTACGCCTTCCGGGAGGCCGAGGTGCGCGGCTGTGTCCTGGACGTGGTGCATGCCTGGCGCAGGCCCGCCTTCGACAGGAAAGGGAACCGGATACGTACAGGAGGGCCGGCGGACACGTACGAGGAGCGTGCCTCCGCCGTCGTCGACGCTCGGCTCAAGGCCGCGATCGCCGAGTATCCGCATGTCCGGACGCGCCCGGCGACGCCGGAGGGGCCGGCCGCCAGGATTCTCGTGGACCGGTCGGCCGCTGCCGACCTGGTGATCGTCGGGGCCCGGCGCCGAACGGGCGCCTTCGGATTCCAGCTCGGCCGCGTGAGCCACGCACTCCTGCACCATGCCCAGTGCCCGGTCGCGGTCGTGCCCGAACGGCAGGCGAGGGCCGGGCGCTGACGGCACCGTCGTTCCCGTCGTCCGTCATGCCGCTGGATGCCCATCTCTGGCGGTGCGGCGAGGAGGCCCGCAGCGTGGAGAACAGGAGATGCGCCGGCCCGGCGG
This genomic interval from Streptomyces sp. NBC_00557 contains the following:
- a CDS encoding alpha-ketoacid dehydrogenase subunit beta encodes the protein MTTTRTRVAEAAVPSDRKTTYREAMREAMREALRSDERVFLMGEDVGQYGGCFGVSLGLLEEFGPERIRDAPLSESAFVGAGIGAALAGMRPIVEIMTVNFSLLALDQILNNAATLLHMSGGQLPVPVVIRMTTGAGRQLAAQHSHSLESWYAHIPGLRVLAPATLTDARYMLAPRSPTPIRC
- a CDS encoding alcohol dehydrogenase catalytic domain-containing protein yields the protein MRALVYHGPAHTSWDTVPDPVTEEATDAIVRVDATTVCGTDLHIRRGDFPEVKPGTVLGHEAVGEVVDVGEQVHHLRPGDQVIVSSVSACGDCAECRDGRYGQCRGGGGWILGSLVNGTQAELVRVPFADHSTTRRPPDLPLADAVLLAELLPTAYEVGIRNGHVGPGDTVVVVGAGPVGLATVVIARLYSPRRIIVVDLAGARLEKAKRVGADAAESPGTMIADLSEGPGADVVIEASGDPDGFVLCTRAVRTGGHIASIGTHGKPVSLHLESLWRKNVTISTGQVDTSSTPWLLELLRFGHLPVSPLVTHTFGLDRMEDAYEAFARGTSTGALKVVLQRE
- a CDS encoding transketolase C-terminal domain-containing protein; this encodes MLIFEHGSLYNVSGDLPADAGPVDIDHAAVRRPGTDVSLITYGGSLPKALAAADDLSSGGISAEEDYRDLTTLSDTTRFLVGTSQGS
- a CDS encoding heavy metal translocating P-type ATPase gives rise to the protein MNDRPSLTAGLRHSIAADVSPRLEPVLLAVTAAALIAGGIAWLTGADAVAGLFWELGTLFALVPAVGWVLAALRHGRTGVDVIAVLALGGALAVHEYLAGALIALMLATGRTLEAAARRRASHDLRSLLEHAPRSARRRTRGGVTTVPLAEVTAGDLLVVGPGEVVPVDGRVVSAAAVLDESVLTGEPLQVERAGGETVRSGVVNASGAFEMRATATEQGSTYAGIVRLAQQAGAESAPVVRLADRYAAWFLPLSLAVAGLAWLISGSAVRAVAVLVVATPCPLLLAAPVAIVSGLSRASRLGVVIRDGGALENLGRARALLLDKTGTLTRGRPRVVDVAAAPGVKPTEVLRLAASLDQYSPHVLAQAIVDAARDRKLELSVPCDVTEEPGRGATGTADGHRLAIGQIVAGEDRPTWARAVDKRALLDGAAVAWLTLDGHLSGAILLRDPLRFDAPRTLRHLRAAGFARLLMLTGDRTAPAREVATVLGLDDVRAELSPADKVAAVRAEGERAVTVMVGDGVNDAPALAAADIGVAMGARGSTASSEAADIILTTDRVDRLADAVAIAQRARHIAVQSALGGMLMSLAAMAAAAAGLLPPAAGALLQEGIDVAVILNALRALRAGDAARPALAPAAEALIHRFAAEHEGLQDVLESVRDTADRLSDSPDPRALEAVEETHRLLIERLLPHEYAEEHELYPALAPTLGGPEATATMSRAHTEIERLSRRIATHVQLAHANGGLSPEQLDDLRSCLYGLNTVLRLHFSQEEENYFSLAP
- the acsA gene encoding acetate--CoA ligase, yielding MPWETIRKDTPLRIAPNLRDYDKECASFSWQAARRRLQGLPGGRGLNIAHEAVDRHAASGRATAVALRCVGRDDSVTSVTYGELARSTARFANVLRGLGIGYGDRVVTLLGRCPELYTVVLGTLKNTSVLCPLFSAFGPDPVFQRMTLGDAQVLVTTADLYRKKVAGQRDRLAALRHVLIVGDGADDLPGTLSLTALMADAADTFTIPPTSPHDMALLHFTSGTTGIPKGAVYVHEAAVAHYVSALYALDLHEGDVFWCTADPGWVTGMSYGIVAPLMHGVTVVVDEGDYDARRWYRILAEQRVSVWYTVPTALRMLMRTTPRTGPYDMPRSFDLSALRFIASVGEPLNPEAVVWGGDVLGMPVHDNWWQTETGAIMIANFAACDIRPGSMGRPLPGVDAAVLRRGEDGRAEVADGHVAVLEERGVEGELALRPGWPSMFRGYLHDEPRSAAAFADGWYLTGDLVRRDADGWFWFVGRADDVIKSAGHLIGPFEVESALMEHPAVAESGVIGRPDPVAGSIVKAFVTLRPGFDASSATRRELLAFARRRLGPAVAPREIAFDQHLPHTRSGKVMRRLLRARELGLPEGDISTLEDSASEATSTARTEQPA